The DNA window tgaaggtgtgaaggtgtggactctgctatgaatcaggctgaggacccagaggacggagtccctccctctgaagcccctctgtgtggggaacatgacagccagaccaaagctcagaggtgagaggaccatctccaactgtcctccactcgtctccatgtcccaacgtctctgactcactgactctgcttctacatgtgtgaccaggacccaccagagaccaggacctggacctggacccagctgtgtgtccatgaagagtaaccggtctatgggtCATCCTCCagacttcaaagatgttggtccctctgttgatgcaaggtgagggtctcaggctgatgatgaggtgtttctaccagactctctggtggaggttctgggtttcttgctccagggcccttcagcagtgtccagtgagggagggagagctccatggaggacttggtgagacctgttgggactaaaccaaactgactggtgaataaaacagtgagctgaaagactgagctgttgattctcagtgggaccagcaggaccagtagacctaaaccactacagggagtcatgtggtccacatccagacctcacgtcatggacctttaccttgttttggtctctgtgaggacggacaccatgtgagctgatgcttcatgattagatgatgatgtgatgatgtaatctcagtgtttctttcagttcacatcagcagagaggaaagtctcctgaacccagatgtttgtccatgaagagtgatcggtctattgGTCGatatattgacttcaaagatggacaccgttcttatgacacagagtaagtaggGCCCTATAAAATCTGattcatttttctcaaattccagtttaatttttcccacaaattctctttgttttttaatttttgagaatctgttttttaacattttatgctgagacagtgaattaagaactgatatgtagacaatatattcagttaaaactgaaaacttccatacatagaaccttatttcaggcaaaaacatgctgcatgataaaaacatggcaatatcttttcttgtgtgtccaaacagaacagtatttaaaaaaaaaattcaggtttattggtttaaattaaacaaaatacatgactaAACAAAACATGCCGTTAGTTCtttgtaagatcaaactaagtaagaatagtcctgtcaatatctactaacaaaggtgcataacaattgcaacagcccgtgcagtaaacaataaaacattttggaaattcaACTGAACTTTGGtgtaaatatcaaaaacattgtaaacttcaattccaagtgcaactcggagccttagcttgcacaaactcctcgctgatgaggaagcagcatcttctctttctagcaggcagatctcatccatgtcacaatggagaatgatttgcagagctgccaggtctcacccaccagcgtgatgacatggcagaggcaggttacatgtacgctgttgggcaacactcctctcagagcctcctgtattccttcagacagtgagcagcattatcagtcaccacGGCCCAGACGTCATCACGCTCACAtcgttgtgattgacagagaatAGAATGGCTTTGGAAGTATTCGCATCTGTCCACgaagacaacatcaatcagaaagtactgttgtccaacgcctacgatgaaagataaaaaataataataaccatgattagtattgtgcggcacggtggtgtggtggttagcactgtcgcctcacagcaagaaggtcctgggttcgattccgccaagtggcctttctgtgtggagtctgcatgttctccccgtgtctgcgtgggttctctccgggttctccggcttcctcccacagtccaaaaacATGCTCTGGgattaattggggactctaaatttcccgtagatgtgtggatgtgagtgtgaatggttgcgtgtctctgtgttggtcctgcgattggctggcgaccagtgcgacccccagtggactgattaggaatagcagctacttttatagaaaagctatttgtgtctttctgtaattctcacaatagtaaaatcatccagcgggctgcactggaccccccggcagaccagatttggccctcgggccttgagttagacacccatcatctaactggtctgtgtgtgtttaagtgtgactcattaactgtaaacatcctcagatgtaaacacaatgtgagctagttcctccacatcaggatcagcagaggtcacatctcgagacagctgcaggtttctggagacagatgactgagactgaacatgtgattagaataagctcagtgctctgtggaccagctgacgtggtctctggactctgTGCAgtggtttggacaaagtatcgtcagtagactctgtgaaaaggtcccaAGACTAggttcagaagatctaaggagacttctagaggtcaggggacggactaaagaggtttgggggagttccataggactttggaccagatgcagaggtccgCAGACgttgttttatgacccacagtaagaactaaaaccagatgaaactgatgactgtcactcaactaataaactctCCGTCAtgatcgacagtcttcagcatctggttttcatcatgatcaatcatgacagaagccaatatctttaactgatgttgtattggtgttgatggtccaaacaccatgtgagctgatggttcatgttcctccacagagaggaccaggagagctcagaggttcccacaggtccgtctgcccagcagcatcaaacacacctggactccatcttcatggtgtgtacatgaacaactacttttacatctctcagttcatcatcatctccatgctgcactttgtagaccagtggattgtccgtctgtccaacatggacctgatggtggcttccatgttctagttggtgtcattcatagaatgttctgttccagctgctggaggagaacattctcacttttgtgaagaacgagctgaagaaactccagaaggttgtgagttcagattacccagaatgcttagagaaagaggatgaggaggtgctggaagagcagaggaggagcagagaggcctttgtgaagatctcagtgcacttcctgaggagaatgaagcaggaggagctggctgagcgtctgcagagcagtaagaggatttctctacagacttaccatgctgataaatgagaccttcactaatgtctccagagatggacagaatatattcatggtcattctctgaggaaaggacatgttgaaatctattctgtgactcattgatcttctttgttgtcttcattcaggacttcttgctccagtttgtcagcgtgaactcaaatccgacctgaagaagaagttccagtgtgtgtttgaggggatcgctaaagcaggaaacacaacccttctgaatgagatctacacagagctctacatcacagagggagggactgcagaggtcaatgaagaacatgaggtcagacagattgaaacagcatccaggagaccagccagaccagaaacaaccatcagacaagaagacctcctcaaagcctcagctggaggagaggaaccaatcagaacagtgatgactaagggagtggctggcattgggaaaacagtcttaacacagaagttcactctggactgggctgaagacaaagaccaccaggacatacagttcacatttccattcaccttcagagagctgaatgtgctgagagagaagaagttcagcttggtggaacttgttcatcacttcttcagtgaaaccagagcagcaggaatctgcaggtttgaagagttccaggttgtgtttatctttgacggtctggatgagtgtcgacttcctctggacttccgtaacaatgagatcctgactgatgtcacagagtcggcctcagtggatgtgctcctcacaaacctcatcagggggaagctgcttccctctgctcgcctctggataaccacacgacctgcagcagccaatcagatccctcctgagtgtgttggcatggtgacagaggtcagagggttcactgacccccagaaggaggagtacttcaggaagaggttcacagatgagaagcaggccagcaggatcatctctcacatcaagacctcgcgaagcctccacatcatgtgccacatcccagtcttctgctggatcactgctacagttctggaggaggtgttgaagaccagagagggaggagagctgcccaagagcCTAAcagagatgtacatccacttcctggtggttcagtccaaagtgaagaaggtcaagtacgatggaggagctgagacggatccacactggagtccagagagcaggaagatgatcaaatctctgggaaaactgtcctttgatcagctgcagaaaggcaacctcatcttctatgaatccgacctgacagagtgtgacaTCGATATcacagcagcctcagtgtactcaggagtgttcactcagatctttagagaggagagaggactgtaccaggacaaggtgttctgcttcgtccatctgagtgttcaggagtttctggctggtcttcatgtccatctgaccttcttcagctctggtgtcaatctgctgtcagaagaacaaacaacctcgccggtgtctaaagtctctaaagacgaacctgaaccaaagcttctctaccagagtgctgtggacaaggccttacagagtcctaatggacacctggacttgttcctccgcttcctcctgggtctttccctagAGACCAATCAGagtctcctacgaggtctgctgacacagacaggaagtcgctcacagaccagtcaggagacagtccagtacatcaaggagaggatcagtgaggatgtgtctccagagaaaagcatcaatctgttccactgtctgaatgaactgaatgatgtttctctagtggaggagatccaacagtcccttagatcaggaagtctctccacagaagaactgtctcctgctcagtggtcagctctggtcttcatcttactgtcatcagaagaagatctggaggtgtttgacctgaagaaatactctgcttcagaggaggctcttctgaggctgctgccagtggtcaaagcctccaacaaagttctgtaagtacagagagagataattcatacatcagaacttaaatatgctgccatcttttatacttactgcttcttcttcagactgagtggctgtaacctctcagagagaagctgtgacgctctgtcctcagttctcagctcgcagtcctctagtctgagagagctggatctgagtaacaaccacctgcaggattcagctcatctcgccgtcgtagacgagctttggcgtgtttggcaaagcgccttgagcgccgtgtacaaccagtatggatcaacccattaaccaattaatccatatatataaggcgctccggattataaggcactgtcattttgtgaggaaattaaagccttttaactgccccttggagtgcggacaatgcggtatattgactttaatactacaagagggcgccccgtttgttgaccaacgacaggcggacaagagcagccgtttccagcgagagccttattgtccgtttaaattgtttgtgcttcatcaattaatgtttcacataactactGTGCCgcattataaatatttttttattaatttcaaaGTCAATTACTCCACAGCAtgaacatcatcattgttcatcaggatttccgacttcataaaaacctttttccaccagaagatgaaccttatctatggagccagaagatctaatcgaagagactaaactagggacaaaaatctgtttatgtttccatcacatcatcggaTCCTTTTGGAACCAACACATTTGATacggagggaattaaaacacaatgttggctcacgataaatcatcacagggtgtgtgatgttattttaatatggttcattgagggaaatgggaaaagcagaggtgtaaaagagactgaaacttggatttctggcgcttcggtgacaatctgcttggagtttgatggttgctcatttaaggtgtagatggtaactgacattacattagcaaataaagatcctttttaatcaCCTTCCTGTTTTAGTAGTCTATTCTACACTAGTACTTGTATAAACACTTAACTGATTGTATATGAAATAGAATTTAATTTTAacatcaatgttatttttcttgttgattcTTGTCTCCTCAGACTGAGTggttgtaacctctcagagagaagctgtgacgctctgtcctcagttctcagctcccagtcctctagtctgagagagctggatctgagtaacaacaacctgcaggattcaggagtgacgctgctttctgctggactgaagagtccacactgtgaactggagactctcaggtcaggattcaattaaagtccacttggtgtctttatttacatccatggtacatttctgaccttcataagattctttctgcttgcatgatttaaatcaaatatgtcttttacaactatttccataaaaatgtctttattttcaatataatgtttcaatgtaaatatttgacattataaagttagtagtaatgttataatgttgttgatgtacattagtgggtgtttagttgtgactggaaacaagtcagtaaccatgttaatgtgactcctctgtacctgatagtatctcagtactgcagtgaccttccagccctcacagctccctcagatcatgtgacatgtgtcttattctgtgtgtctgcaggctgtcaggctgtctgatcacagaggaaggctgtgcttctctggcctcagctctgagctccaacccctcccatctgagagagctggacctgagctacaatcatccaggagactcaggagtgaaaatgctgtctgctggactggaggaccctcactggagactggagactctcaggtatgaagaggctgcagccacagaccatcagtctggtagaggaggtagagctggaaaccttttctctgtcccactgtcagcctggttaatgaGACCCTGACAcgccaagctgacctcaaactaccagagactcatcaaactgtttgtgtcccacatgagaccatcaacacagacagaagtagtgaggaacagtagccaggatgagcctgaacagggaggaaggtgatgaaagccttgtttctctggagctttgtctccacgttataagagaggacagtgtctcctgacacgtcgacggcatcatggtgggttgatatgagtcaacgtggtcacgctgcaggtttgtgggctcttaacaactcaaacaacacttggatgtttagatgctggtcctctgcctccagtgtgtgtttgtcctttagtccagacattattattaagagacatacagtcagagaaacaatctgttcaaagcgtcttgatggatcatcacaggaggaacgtttggtgttttaaaggagttcagcttcacctgcttttggtgctttgctctgagagacggttccctggatgataagagtggacttgttgaagctacaggtgacagtcggccacagacgctcagtgaagaaccaacagctgatggtggacctggaattagtatcaactatatcgtagaaatgaacagaacataccaaaaacaccctatccagataaatgttgccatccggatggagtgaatgtgattgtggttggatgagaagtgttgggagcggctagggggtcgtattaggttactagcaaatgaggaactaacttatggacattaatagaattattaataatcactaagatacttctca is part of the Gasterosteus aculeatus chromosome 21, fGasAcu3.hap1.1, whole genome shotgun sequence genome and encodes:
- the LOC144390290 gene encoding protein NLRC3-like — encoded protein: MNQAEDPEDGVPPSEAPLCGEHDSQTKAQRTHQRPGPGPGPSCVSMKSNRSMGHPPDFKDVGPSVDASSHQQRGKSPEPRCLSMKSDRSIGRYIDFKDGHRSYDTEEDQESSEVPTGPSAQQHQTHLDSIFMLLEENILTFVKNELKKLQKVVSSDYPECLEKEDEEVLEEQRRSREAFVKISVHFLRRMKQEELAERLQSRLLAPVCQRELKSDLKKKFQCVFEGIAKAGNTTLLNEIYTELYITEGGTAEVNEEHEVRQIETASRRPARPETTIRQEDLLKASAGGEEPIRTVMTKGVAGIGKTVLTQKFTLDWAEDKDHQDIQFTFPFTFRELNVLREKKFSLVELVHHFFSETRAAGICRFEEFQVVFIFDGLDECRLPLDFRNNEILTDVTESASVDVLLTNLIRGKLLPSARLWITTRPAAANQIPPECVGMVTEVRGFTDPQKEEYFRKRFTDEKQASRIISHIKTSRSLHIMCHIPVFCWITATVLEEVLKTREGGELPKSLTEMYIHFLVVQSKVKKVKYDGGAETDPHWSPESRKMIKSLGKLSFDQLQKGNLIFYESDLTECDIDITAASVYSGVFTQIFREERGLYQDKVFCFVHLSVQEFLAGLHVHLTFFSSGVNLLSEEQTTSPVSKVSKDEPEPKLLYQSAVDKALQSPNGHLDLFLRFLLGLSLETNQSLLRGLLTQTGSRSQTSQETVQYIKERISEDVSPEKSINLFHCLNELNDVSLVEEIQQSLRSGSLSTEELSPAQWSALVFILLSSEEDLEVFDLKKYSASEEALLRLLPVVKASNKVLLSGCNLSERSCDALSSVLSSQSSSLRELDLSNNHLQDSAHLAVVDELWRVWQSALSAVYNQYGSTH